Below is a genomic region from Raphanus sativus cultivar WK10039 chromosome 4, ASM80110v3, whole genome shotgun sequence.
TCGTCATGTTTGGTGCACTACCTGCAGCCTTGACTTACTATTGGCGTATGAAGATGCCAGAAACTGCTCGTTACACCGCATTGGTGGCAAAGAACATCAAGCAGGCCACACAAGACATGTCCAAGGTCCTACAAGTGGATCTTGAGATGGAGGAAAGAGCAGAGGACATCATTAAAGACCCCAGACTTAACTATTGCTTGTTCTCTAAGGAGTTCGCCAAACGCCATGGTCTTCCTCTGCTTGGATGTACATCCACTTGGTTCTTGCTTGATATTGCCTTCTACAGCCAAAACTTGTtccaaaaagatattttttcgGCTATCGGTTGGATCCCTAAGGCAGAAACCATGAACGGAATCAATGAGATTTACATGATTGCTCGAGCACAAACTCTCATAGCATTTTGTAGTACCGTACCCGGCTATTGGTTTACAGTTGCGTTTATTGAAATTATGGGAAGATTTGCTATCCAACTGATGGGATTCTTCATGATGACCGTCTTTATGTTTGCCATTGCCTTCCCTTACGACCACTGGATCAAACCAGACAACCGTATTGGATTTTTGGTTATGTACTCCCTCACATTCTTCTTCGCCAACTTTGGACCAAACGCAACCACCTTCATTGTACCCGCTGAGATATTCCCTGCTAGGTTAAGGTCCACATGCCATGGTATATCAGCTGCTACAGGTAAGGCTGGAGCCATTGTAGGAGCTTTTGGGTTTTTATACGCAGCTCAGCCCCAAGACAAGACCAAAACGGATGCAGGATATCCACCGGGCATTGGAGTCAAGAATTCTCTCATCCTGCTTGGTGTCATTAACTTCATTGGTATGCTCTTCACCTTTC
It encodes:
- the LOC108850538 gene encoding probable inorganic phosphate transporter 1-3 gives rise to the protein MAEQQLGVLKALDLAKTQLYHFTAIVIAGMGFFTDAYDLFCVSLVTKLLGRLYYFDPLSEKPGSLPPHVAAAVNGVALCGTLAGQLFFGWLGDKLGRKKVYGITLIMMILCSVASGLSFGDKAKGVMATLCFFRFWLGFGIGGDYPLSATIMSEYANKKTRGAFIAAVFAMQGVGILAGGFVALAVSSIFDKNFPAPSYAVDRALSTPPQADYIWRIIVMFGALPAALTYYWRMKMPETARYTALVAKNIKQATQDMSKVLQVDLEMEERAEDIIKDPRLNYCLFSKEFAKRHGLPLLGCTSTWFLLDIAFYSQNLFQKDIFSAIGWIPKAETMNGINEIYMIARAQTLIAFCSTVPGYWFTVAFIEIMGRFAIQLMGFFMMTVFMFAIAFPYDHWIKPDNRIGFLVMYSLTFFFANFGPNATTFIVPAEIFPARLRSTCHGISAATGKAGAIVGAFGFLYAAQPQDKTKTDAGYPPGIGVKNSLILLGVINFIGMLFTFLIPEPKGKSLEELSGESEVRQSLGSHNVIFSTSSC